In Lactuca sativa cultivar Salinas chromosome 5, Lsat_Salinas_v11, whole genome shotgun sequence, the DNA window tctagatctgtgaatcgcatggactggaatcgagcaaatctgtgtatttagtgggtgcatggcaacgactcggcgagtcgttcatatgactcggcgagtctattcgcgagtctccgagtttgtccccttttcgtagtgtcgagtgagcagtgagtcacggggtgtgactcagtgagtcggaagctgaactcatctatggaggtacttggcgagtcaatgcctagactcggcgagttcaaggcaatctccttagatcaagaacagactcggcgagttgttcatacaactcggcgagtcttagcataagtgttcatcggatgaagatgaactcgacgagttgttcatacaactcggcgagtaggatgaaggacttgaatatcagtttagaaggagaactcgtcgagtcgtcgcctaactcgacgagtaggaatggGATCCAGGTCAATCGTTTGGGTGGTGACTTGGTGAGTTGGaaatccaactcggcgagtcaggtcaactgagagttgactttgactttgacttagggcagggtcaggggtaaaatggtcattttacccaaaggtcagtgagtagtgtctgattgagtatgttgtgggaattgcagccggaggatttccagagcagcagcagcagcagtaggcagttaGTTCCTGattagatcagcagctacttcgaggtgagttaccttccagtagcggtgggtcttcagccataatgtcggcccaccagtaggagttgtatgttagatgattgtctttgtgatatcatctaggtttgctactacctgatatgttgtatgctggcatgatatgtatatgtgatagttgtagagttcggttgttaggaccgaagggtaggtcggacaccccagatatgtctgacagtacgtgatgatatgattgcatgctggcttgttatgttatatgagataaaggtagtaagaggggactagtccccgaagatcggttgttaggaccgatgggtagtcagcaccccagaatggcttgacatgggtagtcagcaccccagaatggcttgacatgggtagtcagcaccctagaatggcttgacacgggtagggcgacaccccagaacggccgtaccgggtagtcaggcaccccagaatagcctggcagtaagtatgttatgtgtttgtatggtatgtggtacgatgggggaactcactaagctttgtgcttatagttttcagttttggtttcaggtacctcctcagctaggggaaaggagccggcgcggtagcagcatgtcacacacacacacacacacactctctggtttccgtatttacgagcttcactgggatttgtactctgatattttgattggttgtatgttttggttttcagacatggtccactttatgttatggttgatcaaacgatgtttttagctattaatattttctaaagtaatgtttttaaacaaaatttttggtcgtgaaaatttgggtcgttacattgacACGGGTAGACGGCACCCCATAATAgtcgcacgggtagtcggcaccccagaatggtcgtaccgggtagtcaggcaccccagaatagcctgacagtatgtatgttatgtgtttgtatggtatgtggtacaatgggggaactcactaagctttgtgcttacgtttttcagttgttgtttcaggtacctcttcagctaagggaaaggagccgacacggtagcggcataacacacacacacacactcttgtttccgcactatggatttctgggatgtactctgaattattactatgatattaccggttttcagacatgaatgttttgtaatgatgtTTCTATGTATTAACCTAaactaaaaaatgaaatttttaaccggtacttttgggacgttacaagttggtatcagagccttggtttgagggattcggacacaccttcgggggtgtctgaactcaaatcgagggattaaaagattttccaaaaagaaattgttttctaaaaaattgagaaaagagttttgagaaagaacgaagtgtgtgatgtgcgcgaccggccgagctcaagtaagtattccccaaagtacccatacaagtttatgttatgtttatcagcttttgtagaacagcatgctaaaataggactaaggatctaggagtgatgccttatgtgcctgctttatatgtttcagttgtatgagaattgcatgctagtattgagtagacaacaagtaggatagcctgattaggttatgcctgatagtatgaactTAGCATTGaatgctagtacagttcctgtaagcagatagagttgattgagattgttacccttgtctgaatgttgcttgcttcgtgctttgtgggactctgaataatgggagttagccattaggtgaatacgtcacgtcacatgtgatcagggttgaataatcttagagtgctggatttgatcgtattgcgcagctcttgtttgagtccaaccgtggtatggacgagtctgttactcaaaggattatctgagcctcatcacatgtgatggtattcaggtaatggctaattggcattacaaggaggcctgtagcagctgaggactgggtagagtagagtcaaagatttccctagggcaagcctaggatgagtatagcagtgaacATCAATAGTGAAAGGggtctggtggagtcaaggcagtccttgaagaaggtacggatagatgtggaaggtagtatgggcccgtactattgaaagcagaggatccgtacccgaactaaggagggctgagataagaccggggaacttgaagtagttgtgatccctcaagaagtagCAGTATCACTAATaattgttatttatgtattgcagaatggtggtacttcgatcgaggccgatagatggcggttcaggagaggggtcaggttcgggatcaggttccgagctggTAGATGAGGGAatacgtgagttcatcgcgtcagagatcactagGGGtaccttgagtcgacccccatcatcttcgggtcaatcaaggaagggatagttgagctgatggaggatcgcctcagggcgttcaggagcgacatggcatctggccagtcgggatctcgcacgctgtccttcaaggacttcaggggcagtggtgcgccggatttccacggggtgaaataccccattgctgccaggcgatggattgcagacatcgagtctgcacagttgactagcttctgccccgaggggtcaaaggtgaggtatgcagcagggtgtttacgagaccgagcacgagattggtgggagtcagtgggtgactcgttgggagcctcagcggtcgaggctatgacctggtcggactttgtgaccaaattcagggcggagtttgtgccgactgtcgagcttcagcagctggccagggagtttttggatatgagacagacaacGGAGActatggtggagatcaccgccatgttctgggagagggcactgttggtgccccagtacgcggatgatgaggacatgaggaggacccgctatcatgacatgctccgagctgacattggggagcatgttagtttttcagcttgccccaccttggactttatgattgccagggcgagggagagggagatagatttggagcatatctggaaacggaagtcagaggagggacagacgggaggggcttcggggtagaagcccaagggatcagatggtaggccgaaaggccagtcaggaatGGGCCGCTGctggaaatgcggcaggcctcatgaggAGGCATGTAGActaggatcgtcaggctgctataagtgcggcaagacggggcattttagcagggattataccgcccctgcacctgtgttacagacatcagagttgttgtgtttccactgcaaccaaagaggccacaagaaggccaattgtcccCAGTTGACAGCTACAGcgtcagtgaaggcgccagcaccagcgaccctgcggattaatgatggccggcagggcaaggcagaggctccaatggtgaggagtcgggcatttcagctgactaccgaggaggcacgcgccgcacccgatgtggttacgggtatgattctttccctctattttatttttatgatgttatgatattgatatgtgctctgtgtgtatatgtatgcattaggatcgttccatgtgaaaggcatcccagttcaggtgttgttagACAAgagattcattcgaccgagcagttcgccctggggagccccgatcgtGTTCGTgagaaagaaggacgggtcgcatcggatgtgtatagattactgggagctaaacaaggtaatggtgaagaaccgttacccactctcgaggattgatgatatctttgaccagcttcagggagcgtcttggttttgcaagatcgatttgcgttcgggttatcatcagatgagggtcagagaggaggatgcgcagaagaccgcgtttcggacgcgctatggccattatgagttcgtggtgatgccgtttggtctcatcaatgctcctgccgcgttcatggacctcatgaaccgcgtatgcagatcgatgctggatcggtctgtgatagttttcattgacgacatcttggtttattccaagacacgtgaggagcacgaggagcatcttagagaggttttggagaccctgaggagggatagcttatatgccaagttctccaagtgcgagttttggtttcgcgaggtgcaatttctaggacaccttgtcaaccagaacgggattctagtcgacccggccaaggtcgaggccgtgatgagatgggaggttcctaaGTCTCTATCctagattcggagcttcctagggttaccaggctactatcggagattcattcagaatttctccaagatagtcgtacccctgacgcggctgacgaagaaagtcgtagtctttcggtggggacccgagcagcaggctgcgtttgagacactgagacagagattgtgcgaggcgccaatcttagccctgccagagggcgtagaggattttgtggtttactgtgacgcgtccatttcagggttgggcgcggtactgatgcagagggggcatgtcattgcctacgcttcgaggcagctcaagcctcacgatgcgaactacccgacgcatgatttggagttgggggcagtggtttttgccctcaagatttggcggcattacctctacgaggttcgatgtaccatctacacggaccacaagagtttgaggtacctcatggatcagccaaatctgaacatgaggcagtgtcggtggttggacgtggtgaaggattatgattgcgagatcctctaccacccggggaaggccaacgtggtggccgatgcgcttagccgctaGGCggtgccgatcagggatatttgtatgagaatgatcgtagtgactcccctgttggagcaaattcgggaggctcaacaggaggctatcaaggaggagcatcggaagagtgagcgtgtggtgggtcaggtttcctccttcgattatgatagccgaggactattgacattacaccgtagggtgtgggtgccgtatcacggaggcgtgcgccagatcttgatggaggaggcacataaatcccgattctctattcatctaggggtgatgaagatgtatagggatcttcgtctagattattggtggccctgtatgaagcgggatgtggcttggtacgtcgggCGGTGCTttacctgcaggaaggtcaaggccgaacatcagagaccgcatgacaagatgcagccgttggacatcccgttgtggaaatgggaagatatcacgatggattttatcacgaagcttcccaggaccgtgcgtggagtagattcgatttgggtcatcgtggatcgattgaccaagagtgctcattttattccgattcaggagagcatatcggccgagaaattggccgacatctatattaggGCGATTGTGGCGAGGCACGGGGTGCCggtatcggttatctcggacagggatgtgcgttttacttccaggttttggaagaggtttcatgacgagttgggcactcgtttgcattttagcaccgcctgtcacccgcagacagatggtcagagcgagcggaccatccagactctggaggatatgttgcgggcgtgcgtgctagacttcggtggtagctgggatacttatcttcccttggctgagttctcgtacaacaacagctaccacgcgagtatcgaccgccctccattcgagatgttgtacggacggaggtgcaggaccccgatatgctggggagaggttggtcagagggtcatggggagcaccgaagtggtactcaagactaccgagaggattcagtaggttcggagcaggcttcagaccgcgtagagtcggcagaaaagtaaCGTCGACAAGCGCCGAttcgacctggagttccaggttggggatatggttctcctgaaggtgtcgccttagAAGGGCGTCATtcaattcaggaagcggggcaagttgggcccgaggtatATTGGGCTGTTAacggttgtagcccgggtgggcaaggtggcgtataggctggatttgccagccgaactcagtcagatacacaacactttccatgtttctcagctgcggaagtgcctggtaGACGACTCCGCGGTGGttccgttagaggacattcaggtcgatggcagcctgaattatgttgagagaccagtagCAATCATTGaacggaagtcgaaggatttgaggaacaagcgagtggaactcgtgaaggtgcaatggcagcaccggaagggatcagagtggacttgggagccggtggaagagatgatggagcatcgCCCCGAGGTATTTTTGGAGCAAgcaacagactttgaggacgaagtctaaaataagtgggggagatttgtagcacatggttcctggtatgtatccTTGGTTATTAACTCTCcttatatattgcattttaaccttggactcgacgagttgatggactaactcgccgagtagaagcgggactagacaCGGGATCTACtatgtctactcggcgagtaggctcgtgggactcggcgagtagaccctgtctggactaaaaccctaacccaggtgtttgcaccctatttaaacgatctaACCCAACCTCCATTTCCCCTAGCTCACCCAGAGGtctgtagaacgaaaccctagccccctttgtgtccttgtgggtgatttttaGCTTTGTGGAGGTGGTTTggagcttgggagaagaaggagaaggttgaagagtgcaagaagggaagaagatccggaatctactctgtgaagggcttctgttcaggtagaaaagttcctaccttgatctttagttcattaaatccccttttgtccctaaaaagtggttttaagccctaagaacctaaatctctatgtgtttatggttaatgttctgcaaggacttcggatttggaccttttggacatcctagtagcataaagtctctgtggttgaggtgattgaggtccctattgagtgtaggacctcttaaagagcttggaattgcatgtttgagctcatagggccatgcatgcacgtaaagtttgcaactttacgtggtaaacatGTCCTAGGACcatagatctgtggttttgaagcgttgcatgtctcagatctgGCCTACTCGGGAAATGGgtcgagggactcggcgagtcccaaaggggaactcggcgagttctatgaagatggtcctagacttggcgagttggatgaacaatttggcgagtcctatgaagattgcctggagctcgccgagttgttcttcaaactcggcgagtcatatgaactttcacagAGCAAGAGGGGTTTTAGCATTGAAGGTTCAACCCTTCGTACCTGCACGCGGAATTAACCGTGTAACgtagtcccaaaaccccaaaccctcgtatggggtgttctggtgtggattggaagcgagtaggggatccgctcgaggaactcgacgagttgctcgcggactcggcgagtcgagactCGAGTCGGATCCATAGTCCCGAGTggtgagtcaagggtgactcagtAAGTGGGgcgagggacttggcgagtaggaccggattagtaagggaaggactcggcgagtccagtcaactggaagttgactttgacttggttttcgacttggtcaagggtaaaagggtcattttaccctaagtacatctagcagtgtttgactgatcgttttgtgggaattatagccgaaggacgtccggagcagcagcaacagcagtagacagtcagttcccgatcagatcagcagctactttgaggtgagttaccttccagtagcggtgggtctacggccacaatgccggcccaccaataggagttgtaCGTTAGATgaatgtctttgtgatatcatctaggtttgctactatactatatgttatatgctaacatgatgtgttatatgtgatagaagtagagttcggttgttaggaccgaaagggtagttcagacaccccagatatgtctgataatttgttatgttatgatatatgtgtaagtagcagtagggggtgaaatagtccccgaggatcggttgtcaggaccgacaggtagtcagcaccccagaatagcttgacacgggtagacggcaccccataatggccgcacgggtagtcgacGCCCCAGAATGGttgtaccgggtagtcaggcaccccaaaatagcctggcagtatgtatgttatgtggtccaatgggggaactcactaagctttgtgcttacgtttttcagttgttgtttcaggtacctcttcagctatgGGAAAGGAGTCGGCACGTTAGCaacataacacacacacactcttgttttccgCTCTATGgatttctgggatgtactctgaattattactatgatattaccggttttcagacgtgaatgttttgtaatgatgtTTCTATGTATTAACCTAaactaaaaaaatgaaatttttaaccggtacttttgggacgttacacttgaTGACACATCAAAACCAATATGGGAAAGCAGGGCTACATCTCCAATAATCGAGTATGTTTATTTGAAtatcttaattttaatttattaaacctTTACAAAATTTTATGATTGTTTCTCTAATTAGTTTCAATTTCAGGCATATACCAACATCCAAGTTCAAGTTGAAATTGAAATATGGGGGTTACTTTCGGCCAACAGAGATGAACCACACGATGAGTGTGATGCAAACCTTTGTCCTAGTGAAGAAGCTATCATAGTCATCTCAATTCTGATAATGAAGATGGTCTAacgaatgatgatgatgatgttaactCATTTAGTAAGAATAGTATGAGAATGGAAGTTGGCTCAAAATTTGAAAACGTGGTTGATTTTAGGAGAGCTTTGAACCACTTTGCAGTCACGAATGAGTTTAACTACTACATTCTGAAATGTGATCCGACACGATTCACAGCAAGGTGCGAAAACCTAGAATGTGAGTGGAGAATTCATGCTTCTATTACACAAGATGAAGTTACCTTTGAAGTAAGTGTATACGTTAAGTTATATTTAACATgctttatattaaaaatatatttatgtttatttaattctttttttagGTTAAAAAAATGGTACAAGTACATACTTGCACTCGAAGCAACAAGGGTGGCAATAAGCGTGCCACTCAAGGTTGGATTGCTAATGTAGTAACTGACAAGTTGAAATCTGATGGGGATGTCTCTCCATATGAGCTTAGAAATTGGATTATGAAAACTTACAATGTTGATGTGTCGTACCTAAAAGTTTTTAGAGGGAAAGAGCAAGCTTATACTGACATGTATGGTAAGTGGGAAGACTCTTTCATGAAGATGGACGACTTTAGAGAAGAACTATTAAAAAGGAACGAAGGAAGCGTTGTTGAAATTGACTTTGACAAAGTTGGCGGAAAGAAGCTTTTCAAAAGGTTTTTTATTTGTTTAGCAGCTTGTTCTAGAGGGTTTGTTGTTGGTTGTCGTCCGTATATTGGTTTTGATGCTTGTCATTTAAAAGGAAAGTTTAATGGTGTACTAGCTGCTGCAACTTGTATTGATGGTAACAATTCTATTTTTCCAATAGCATATTGTGTGCTTGAATCAGAAAACACATAGTCATGGACATGGTTTCTTGACTCACTCAAAGTACGATGCTATTTCTTATGAATTTAGCCCTTCTTTTATATCTCTTCATTTGATGAGTAGTGGATCAAATTATTGATTGAATGCTCTTGTAACCCAGCTTCAACTTTAGTAAATGGTCAAAtagtttatgctttggatgacAAACCTACAAAAACAGCAACAAAGAAACATGTCAAACTTAATAATTAAGGATGGCAAACACCATCTTCCATGTCTTCTAATATATCACCTTCTAAACAACTTCTTTCCCAATTTACCCCCTTAACAAGTCATAACTCATAACACTAGTTTCCATTGTGCATatcttaaactatatatatatatatatatatatatatatatatatatatatatatatatatataaaagttaaacATATAACACCCATTTAAGGCATTTTGAACAAACATTGTTATATAAATGTGACCATAAAATATGGATCTTGACAGCATCATAGCGTATGTAAATTTgtaaaatttcaagaacatataatGTAGCTTTACCTATTGAGTCATATAAGATTGAGTTGACTCATAAGCATCAGGCTTGTATCCAGTTAATCCTGCTTCCATGGTGACTAACAGAAGCATCTCATAAATCAAAGACACATCATGGTTATTATGAATCCTATCACCTGCCAAAACTCATGAACTGATCCACCAATATGTATCCAACTTCTTCCAGGAGGCTTCTTAAGTGTCATTTTAACTATATACTCCCTCACATTTGCAACATCTTTCCACCTCTTAGCACCAACATATACATTTGGCAATAGCACTAAATAAGCACATTTGACAATAGCACTAAATAAGCAACAACTTTATCATCTTCAAGATTCAAATCACCTATCTATTGACCAATTTTGGAAGCAAGTTCCACATTCTTGTGAATTCTACAACCACCAAGTAAAGCACCCCAAATTTGCATTAAGCAAAATATTAAAAGTTCAAAGTTCACTGGAAACCTGATTGTAGCTCAAATCAAAACAACTAAGCTATCAAATACAACATAACTAAACTAATTGTTACAAGAATTTGAACAATTGAAACTAGGAACCCTAAAAACGAAATTGAAGAAAGAGAAAATAGGCATAACTTGAAATCGGCATTACCTTATGCGATGATGTGAGTGTGCGACAACACGGGGGAAGAAGCATGTTGTGTGCTACGATCGGAAGTAAGCTGCAAGACGGAAGGAAGTTGCGATCGGAAGGAAGTGCAAGACGGAAGGAAGCTGCAAGACGCAATGAATCTGAGAACCGGTAACAACAAAGTTTGACGTGTGATTGTTGATCGACGATTGTGTGTGATCGTTGATCGATGAAGACGCAAGGGAAGGGAAGACGCAAAGGGATTATGATTCATAAGGCATCTGCGATTTCTATTTGTTCACGTGAGATGATTTtggaatttagaagccaagggcaAAATTGtctatttcaaatgttttttagctttaaaatggtaaaaaaatattataaatcaataaaaataaaaaaaatagatttgggtatttatgatattttaaaacattaagaagGGCAAATACGATATTTAGAATTTTGGCCGGGAAAATACGATATTTAATTGTTTAGCAAGGGCATATACGAAATTCTCCCATTAGAAAATGTTTGAATGAAGCGAGGGAATCGGTGAAATGGGAGGAAGGAAGAGAAAACATGTTTCCCCATTTGTGAGAGTTTATGTTTGTATGTAATTAGAGAGATACGAAATATGCATGCCTAGAtagatttatgtttaatttatgtttgatttgaatttatgtttgatttgaatttatgtttgattttgatatatgtttaatttggattttatgtagtttttatatctttttataattatttatgaagTTGATTTGGTTATTATATAAACAAAAACCTTGAATTCagcaaaaaataatataaaagggtaaaatggtcatttttatcattcaaTATTGTAATTcagaggttccaaccaaacaTCATTTCAAAATTCATATCTTAAAAATTTAGACCCTCTTGGAA includes these proteins:
- the LOC111904938 gene encoding uncharacterized protein LOC111904938, which gives rise to MEVGSKFENVVDFRRALNHFAVTNEFNYYILKCDPTRFTARCENLECEWRIHASITQDEVTFEVKKMVQVHTCTRSNKGGNKRATQGWIANVVTDKLKSDGDVSPYELRNWIMKTYNVDVSYLKVFRGKEQAYTDMYGKWEDSFMKMDDFREELLKRNEGSVVEIDFDKVGGKKLFKRFFICLAACSRGFVVGCRPYIGFDACHLKGKFNGVLAAATCIDGNNSIFPIAYCVLESENT